CCCGAATGAGAAagtaaatgagaaaaaataaacggattcgggatAGAAAACTGAGTAATTTTTATGGTCCAGGCAGATTTGggacaagaaaagaaatttttttttttacccactCTGAATCCTTCCGAATTCGCCCTGCCATTATCCCcaaaaattgtttatatttttttaaaaaaataatcctaaagaataatatatttataaaaaaaattcaactataaattagcagttttatttttcaagttggtgttataaaatactaataaaaaaattatctattactattaaaaaaattattgatttatattttataaaatattggggtttttttgcatttggccccttagaaaaatttattttaaaaatagccctaggcccctagcaaatttatatttacaaaaatgactctaaccctgccacgcaggcgccacgtcagcggaGCTTGGATTAGtttgttaagttgaatacggtgaatcattcaccgtgtctaaaatgggagtgtttgaacacggtgaatggttcaccgtgtatagaaaaaatatatgtattgcgaaaaaatataagtattaaaATGGGGTAGGAGGGGAATATAGGTACagaacatggtgaaccattcaccgtatttgaacacggtgaatggttcaccgtgttctgTACCTATATTCCCCTCCTACCCCTTtttaatacttatattttttcgcaatacatatattttttctatacacggtacggtgaatgattcaccatgttcaacttaaaactATGGCACTAATGTGACGCTTGCGTGGCGGAGATAAggccaaatttataattataaatttgataagactatttgtaaaaaaaatattttgagaggaccaaatataaaaaaagccctaaaatattaataataaaaaaatattagttggcatGGCAGATTCGGGGTGCTATTGGGAGGTGGCCAGGTGGGTTATGAGATGGGACAGATTATGGGATAATATTTTATGATCTGTCACGGATTTGGGGTGGGAGGTGGGGCGGGATTTTGAAAGTCGGGCGGGAGGTCAGGCGGGGCTCCCACCCCTAAATCCACTCTGTTTGCATTCCTAATGGCAATAGTTAAAACTATATAAATGCACGAGAAGAAATGAACAGAAAAGAACATTAACTTTTAAATGTAACAGTAGAAATTTTTCGCAAAGGAGAATGTTATACTAGTATTTATTCCGTACATATATCTATAGTTGTAATaaatttcagaaaaaatttCCTCAATTTATGGTGGATATCCTCGAAGCCAAAAGATTACATAGCTGAAGATTATTAAACCAATAGAAATATAAACTTGGAAAATGAACAACAAACATCAAGTATTGCTGTTATTTGGCACATTGCAGAACAAAACGTGGACGAATAACAACAAAAGCTGCTCATGCGAAGAGCTAGTAAAAGAACTTGGGTAAGAAACTTTCCAACTTTAAGCAAAAAATAGGATGTAAAGAAAAGCTTTCATTTCAACAGCCGATCTAACCCCACAGTATCACAAATATGCCATTACTCTGAACTGGCATAATTTCATCATAGAAACCAGTATGCATTAGATGGCCCTGTACATTACCAAAACTGCAACTACAACCAGCAACATCTTAACCCAAGTTTTTAGTCCTTAAAACCACATGAAGCTTAATACTCACTACTTCAAGCACTGCATCTCAACTgaataaatacaatatataaaatgattCATGTTAGCATTAGATAAACTCAGGCTTTCCCGCCTTCAGTAAATACAAGTAATACCACATTATCCCTTCACCAATCAAGAAGTAAACCATCATTTTGAACATCAAGCAATTAGGGCACATGCAAAGTTACAGCTTTGGTACGTATACACCACTGAAATATTGCTACATGTGTCTCCATATTGGAAACCCCAGCATGATGTTGCAGCCCAAAACTATTCAGAAAAAGCACGAAGGGCAATTTTCTTCCAAGGTCAATAGGTGCAAGCCTGAATCTCCCCCCGCCTCTCTGGAGGTGTCAAGATAAAGCCCATGCAGTACTGATTTGATCCTgacattttctttccttttcttttccttttcgcGTTTTTTCCAACATATTATGATTTGTTCCTTTTGCACATGCTCTTTGttttgcgagagagagagagagagatagtatGTGATCCACtcagttcatttttttttttttaagaaatgaacttagtaagaaatgtgaagcaactggggtatcaaccatcaaccCCTTTTCTGCTTGCGCATTGTTTCTATATGGCTATTGTTTTAAGAGCATAGAATCTACTAGGGCTAGGATTATCCCTATGATTTGGCATCTTTTCTCATAGCGAaagcttttctcctccttcACCCATAAATATAGGATTCAAAGCCAAATCATGTAAATGGTTGTGTTCTTTATCTTCTTGTTGCTTTCTCAAATATTCTTTACATTTGTCTCACGCCTATCTGTTGCAAAAAGTTCATTTCAAACGAGAAAACAGCCATCACTTCAGGACCCAACTTTTTATTTCTGCATCTGATCACTCTATGATGCCAATAGCAAGACCATCAAACTACGAGTCATCCTGAAGTTCTCAGCAACGTCTATTTCAGGTCTGCTAGTTTGTCTGAGTTAATTTTGCCTTTTTGCTTGCATGAATATGCTAGTTTGACCTCATTTTACTCCGTAATTCAATAAAGTTGTCTCAGCCAACTATGACGTCTTCTTTCTCAGTTTCCTGGTCAAAAACAACGAATCTGGGTTTTAAAAGCGGCACATAGCCCTCATCTATCAGTTGCTCTGTTAAACCATCAAGAGCCAAATAAATATCATCGCACCTTGCATGGAACTTGTCGGCAGTAAGGAACCTGTGCACCTCACTGCCTCCGATTTCAATCCAACTAAAACCCGGGCACTTTATGACACCAGTGTCCTTCATGGCTGCTCGCACATGTGCCACATCACTCCACCTAGAAGCATCCGCGTATACGTTCGACAGCAAAACCCAATAACCTGAATGCTGTGGATCCAACTCAATAAGCTTCTTGGCGGCAATTTCTGCTAGCTCAATATTTCCATGGATCCTGCAGCTGCTAAGAAAAGCACCCCATACACAATCATCGGGCTCTATAGGCATATCTTTGATAAATTGGTGAGCTCGATCGAGCTGACCTGCTCTTCCTAAACTATCTACTATACAAGCATAGTGATCCACATCGGGAACAACACCATGGTGGCTCCTCATTGTATTGAAGTAATGCAAACCCTTATCAATCAAACCAGCATGGCTACAAGCTGACAAGAGTGCAATGAAGGTGACACGGTTGGGTTTAAAACCTAACTCTTGCATTTCATGAAAAAGAGATATGGCCTCGTGAGGGCGAGTATTGAAACCGTAAGATGAGATTATAGTGTTCCAAGAAATAGTATCTTTAGCATCTACCTCATCAAAGACCTTTTGAGCATACTCAGTACACCCACATTTCCCATAAGCATCCATTAAAGCATTTTGGACAACTGGGTAAGAATGATATAAGCCAGATTTTACAATTTGGCCATGTAAGGCCATTCCTTGTCTGAGATGGGCTGAGATACCACATCCATTAAGCACGGAACTGTATGAGTACTCATCAGGCCTAATGCCGTCCGCAAGCAATTCCTGAAAAAGATCGAAAGCACTATCAAAATCATTAGTCATAGCACAGCTCGAAATCATTGTATTCCACGACACGACGTCCTTCTCCGGACTCTCTTGAAAAACCTTATCAGCCCTTTCTCTGTCGCCTCTCTTGGCGTACATGGCCATGAGAGCATTGCTCACGGACGTATGGGATTGCATTCCTCTTCGGTAAGCATAAGCATGGATCTCCAAACCACTTTTAGATAACGAATCACAAGCTGGAAGGATCATGGTGAGTGAAACTGGAGATAGACTTTGCGCTTCACGGCAGCATTGAAATGCCATTTCACGGAACACATCGAACGCCTCATGTGTCTGCCCAGAATCAAGAAACCCTGAGATCATCGAATTTGACAACTGGAATGTCTTCAATGTGACTTCACGATACAGTCGAGAAGCGTAGCTCATGCATCCATGGAAGGCATAACCAGAAGCAATCGACGACCACAACCTATCAATATCTACCGAATCGAAACCTACCACTTCTACATTCCTCAGAGTGAAGGCATGCAACTCCTTAATTCGATCCAAGGAAGGGACAAAGGGGATCAACGAAAGCATGGTATTGAACGTAGCCGGGTTGGGTCCCACCCCACCAACTGAAATCATCTCCCCAAGCACATCCAGCGCGAGCTCGACATCCCCGAATCGAACGCAACCCGCAACAATCGAATTCCAGCTAGTAACTCCGACATCCAAACCGGACTCTGCCATCGAATCCATCAACCTCAGCGCCTCCTCCAAGAACCCATTTTGCGCGTAGGCGCAGATCATAGAGTTCCATGTCACGGCGGTTCTGTGGGGAATTCGATCGAACACCAAGCGGGCATCACCTAGAGTCGCGAGTTTCACATAGAGGTCGAGGAGGGCGCTGGCGCAGAAGACGTTGGAGGGGAAGAGGCCGGATTTGAGGAGCGAGGAGTGGATTTGGTGCCCCAGGGGGAGGAGGTCAAGCGCGGCGGCCGATTTGAGGGCGAAGGGGAAGGTGAACTCGTTGGGGCGAAGGTGGGAGCGGAGCATGAGGAGGAAGAGatcgagggcaagggcgagggcggggCCGCGGggatcggaggaggaggaggcgagggCGCGGATGAGAGAGTTGAAGGCGAAGGTGGCGAGGGGGTGGTCGGGGGCGACAGAGGGGAGGAGGGAcgccgcggccgcggcggcggaggtggaggaggcggcggcgtaGTGGGCGATGAGGCGCGCAGAGAGGGAGGGGTCGCCGAGACGGAGGCCGCGCGCGTGGAGTTGCGCGGCGGCGCGCTGGGAGAGCGTAGCGGTGCGCGGCGATGGCGCGGCGGAGCGCGGAGagagcgccgcggcggcggcggaggaggtgggggGAGAGGGAAggagtggaggaggaggaggagtaggaggagaAAGGGGAAGAAGGAGAGGTGCCGCGGCCATTGTTGGTGGggggtgggagagagagagcttgtgGGGGAAATGGACGGGTTGTTTTTTTTCGAGTGATGGATAGCACGCAACCTGTTTTCgtttattttgtttagaaatttagaaataaattagctgaaaatgtgaatcaattagaattcggcCTTGGGTCTCAGCTATtaaccatcaagttctttgccacttgctctagaaacagtCGGTAAATGGATGTAATTAATATGAAGTAAACTTATGttgttaataatatatatttgttcCGCATTATATAGAAATAAGAATTCGGGCATTTCTACCTTTGTAGCTTCAATTCTtctatttaattactttttcaCTCTCTCTTTTGTGCTGTTTAATTTCATTCTAGTACATCCTGAATACAATCTCCGTACCctattcaataaaaataatttaaacaaaaaaaaaattgatgaacaAGTGTACAATATAAGAGGTATGAATATTCGTTTTACTTTGGAACTTAATTTTAGATCTACTtcccattttttataattttctttgtttgtgGTCTTATTGCAGTTAATGCATACCATATAAGAAGATGCATTGGTCACTGCGGATTGCACTGCACCGGAAAGCACTGCATCACGAATTGCAACGAGCGTTGCGCAAAATTAGGGTATTTTGAAGGCAGATGTATTCGTCNNNNNNNNNNNNNNNNNNNNNNNNNTGTTACAATCCCCCCTTGGTTGAGAAGATCCTTGACCTCAAGGATCGAAGTCCGAGAACTAGGATTTCAAGAACCAGTAGTCCTCCTAGCTAGCGGCCTCATCTCCCAGGTTCTCCTATTTGACCAACACTTGGCTGACGGCACGATCCCCCTTCCTCACCATGCGCCTCTCTAGCACTCGCTCGGGCTGCGCCCTGAGTTGACCCTCATCGCCAACAAGAGGGACAGTTGGGGTGCTCTGGGCCACTGTTGGCGGACTTCTTTTAAGCTGAGATACATGGAAGACCGGGTGGATCCTCGAGCCTTTCGGTAGCTGGAGTTGGTAAGCCACCTTGCCTATTCTTTCAATTATCTGGAATGGTCCATAGTAGCGAGCAGCTAGCTTGACATTTCGCCGGATTGCCACGCTCACTTGGCAGTATGGTTGTAGTTTTAGGTATACTAGATCCCCTTCCTGATACTCTTTATTGATTCGTCGTCTGTCTGCATTCTGCTTTATGCGAACCTGAGCTTACAGCAGCTTCTCCCGTAGCATTTGTGTCATCTTTTCCTGTTCCATTTCCCATTCCTGCACTGTCTGCGACATGTCAGTTCCCAAGTTGACCACTAAGTAGCTAGCGGGGGCATGTCCATACAGGGCTTGATAGGGTGTCATCCCCAAGGAGCTGTGATGGTTGGTGTTGTACCACCATTCGGCCAAGGCGATCCATCGATGCCACTTGGTAGGGCACTGAAAACACATACACCTTAGATAAGTCTCCAAACAGCGGTTGAGCCTCTCTGATTGTCCGTCCGTTTGCGGGTGATAAGCCGAACTCATAAGCAGTTTgtcacaccctaataatcccacatcagataggaatggggatgtgattgggtatattagagacttagacactagtaataataactgggcttaagcattttgggccaatagttgggcccaacgagttattattgctagtgggctgggtcgttacacagTTTGATCCCCATCATCTTGAACAACTCCTGCCATACTTGGCTTGTAAAAACTTTATCCCTGTCGGTCAAAATTGTCCTCGGTAACCCGTGTAGTCTATACACCGTATCAAGAAATGCTCTGGCCACCTGGGGAGCGGTGAACGGGTGCGCCAGGGATACGAAGTTCGCATATTTGGTAAGCCCATCAATGACCACCAATATAGTGTCTTTCCCTTCTGACTTTGGTAAGGCTTCAATGAAGTCTATTGTGATTTCTTGCTAAGCTTGGGTCGGTATCGGTAGTGGTTGTAGGAGCTCGACATAAGGCAGGTTGTCGATCTTGTTCTGCACGCACACTGCATAGTCCTTCACAAATTTCTCCATGTCCTGCTTAAGTCCCGGCCAGTAGAAGTGTTGTTTCACTCGTCTATAGGTGTGCAGGACGCCCGAATGGCAGCCTAAGGAAGACGAGTGTAGTTGGTCAAGTATACTTCTTCGAACTTCTCCCTGGCTGCCTACATATATCCTTCCTTTATACCTTAGCAGCTCCTGCTTATAAGTGTAGTTGGAATGCTCGTTGGACTTCAATAGTAGCTCAGTAATAATCTTTTGGCACTGGTTGTCGCCTTGGTAGCTAGCTATTACCTCTGTAATCCAGCTAGGTATGGCCACAGTTATAGCAGAGCTCGTCTCTTCTTCAAAACCCCTCATGGACAAAGAATCTGCAGCCTTGTTTTCTCTTCCGACCATGTAAAGGATCTCATAATCGAAACCCATCAACTTCATCATCCCCTTTTGTTGTAATGCCGTTGTGATCTTTTGTTCTAACAGGTATTTCAAGCTCTGATGGTCCGTTTTGATTATAAATCTTCGTGGGCTAAGGTAGTGCTTCCACTTGTTAACAGCCATTAATATCGCCAAGAACTCCTTGTCGTAAGTTGATAATCCCAAATTCCTACCACTGAAAGCCTTACTAAGGTATGCGATTGGCTTCCCTTCTTGTGATAAAACTGCCCTCATGCCCTGCCCGCACGCATCTACTTCGAGGGTGAATGGTTTGGTGTAGTAGGGTAGGGCGAGCACCGGCGTATCATTACCTCCTTTAAATTGTCAAAGGCAGCTTGAGCCTTGACTCCCCACTGGAACCGGTCATTCTTTAACAACTCCGTCAATGGTTTGCTCAACTTACCATAATCCTTAATGAATGTTCTATAGTATCCAGTAATTCCCAGGAACCCCCTTAATCTTTTAAGTGCAGTAGGAGTGGGCCAATTAATCATGGCTTTAATCTTGTAAGGATCTGTGGCGACTCTCGACTCCGTTATGATGTATCCCAAATACTCCACCTTCCGCTGCCCAAATAGACACTTTGACTTCTTCACAAATAACTGATGCTTGTGGAAGAGGTCCAGCACCACTCTCAAGTGTCCTTCGTGCTCTTTTAAAGTCTTGCTGTAAATCAAAATATCGTCGAAGAAGACCAGTACGAACATCCGGAGATACGGAGCGAATACTTCGTTCATCACCGATTGAAAAGTGGCTCTGAGAAGAGATGTGGAAGTTCTTCTTAGAAGCGGAGATGTCGCAGGATGCAGAGCAAAAGATAGCGGATGACCATTATATAGGCACTGAGAGGTATGGGAAAAGACGGACAACCCTTCGGCGCTAGTGGAAACGGCGCGAAGGGAAGCAAGATCGATGTCGTATGTGGCCCAATTTTTCCTCCATAGAAGAGAAACAACGGTTTTCGAAGTGGCGACAAAGAAAGGAATGAATCGGCGAACCGATCTGATGCGGCGTTGGAAGACGAAGCGATAATGAATCGAGACCATTTTAGAGTCAAGAGGGGAATCATTCGATGGGAATGAAGATGGGAATGAAGCGGCGCCAACGGAAACGATAGGGAGGGAAGCAAAATCGATGTCGCACTTGGCCCTATTTTCCATTCATAGAAGAAAAACGATGGGTTCCGAAGCAACGAAGCGAACCGGCAACAATGGCTTCCGAAGCGACGAAGCGAACCGGCCCGAAGTGACGACAATGAAGAAAGCGAACCGGTGAACCGCTTCAGAAGTGGACCTATTTTTTTAAGTACTGATTCTTTATAGTGAAAGAAGTGAAATATGaagaagattttaaattttcatcgCAA
This window of the Ananas comosus cultivar F153 linkage group 19, ASM154086v1, whole genome shotgun sequence genome carries:
- the LOC109724547 gene encoding pentatricopeptide repeat-containing protein At2g13600-like; translation: MAAAPLLLPLSPPTPPPPPLLPSPPTSSAAAAALSPRSAAPSPRTATLSQRAAAQLHARGLRLGDPSLSARLIAHYAAASSTSAAAAAASLLPSVAPDHPLATFAFNSLIRALASSSSDPRGPALALALDLFLLMLRSHLRPNEFTFPFALKSAAALDLLPLGHQIHSSLLKSGLFPSNVFCASALLDLYVKLATLGDARLVFDRIPHRTAVTWNSMICAYAQNGFLEEALRLMDSMAESGLDVGVTSWNSIVAGCVRFGDVELALDVLGEMISVGGVGPNPATFNTMLSLIPFVPSLDRIKELHAFTLRNVEVVGFDSVDIDRLWSSIASGYAFHGCMSYASRLYREVTLKTFQLSNSMISGFLDSGQTHEAFDVFREMAFQCCREAQSLSPVSLTMILPACDSLSKSGLEIHAYAYRRGMQSHTSVSNALMAMYAKRGDRERADKVFQESPEKDVVSWNTMISSCAMTNDFDSAFDLFQELLADGIRPDEYSYSSVLNGCGISAHLRQGMALHGQIVKSGLYHSYPVVQNALMDAYGKCGCTEYAQKVFDEVDAKDTISWNTIISSYGFNTRPHEAISLFHEMQELGFKPNRVTFIALLSACSHAGLIDKGLHYFNTMRSHHGVVPDVDHYACIVDSLGRAGQLDRAHQFIKDMPIEPDDCVWGAFLSSCRIHGNIELAEIAAKKLIELDPQHSGYWVLLSNVYADASRWSDVAHVRAAMKDTGVIKCPGFSWIEIGGSEVHRFLTADKFHARKLRKKTS